The following nucleotide sequence is from Komagataeibacter medellinensis NBRC 3288.
GGACGCACGTTGAATACGTTATTGGCACCGATTGCCATATGCCAGTTTTTCTTGAAACGGACGCCAATTTCAATATCCGTCAGCCAGTGTGGCGTATTAATGAATTGCTGCAGGGCGTTGTTGGAGTATTGCAGAGCCGCAGGCCCCCAGTCCTGATACTGCATCATGTCGCTGGTCTGGCCATAGCGGGTCTGACGGATATTAAAATCCCAGTTCTTGTAGGTATAATATGCGTTCAGGATGATCTTGCTACGCGGATAGTCGGTTGTGATTGCTGCGATATTTGAAAGGTTCAGGTCCGCGCCATTATGATGCAGACGAGTGCGGTTGAGGTCGATCGACATCGACAGCGCCAGATTGCCGTATTGATGGAAGCGGAACATATAATCCGCCTTGATGTCCACGCCCTGTGTTCGGGTACTGGCGCCATTAGTGAAATAATCGGCATAAACATCGTTATAACCGGTAAAACCGGTTGGCAGGGAAGCCAACTGGGCAATGGCCTGCGCCGCAACCTCGCCCTGCGTTGTATTACCGTAAGGGATAGAACCGCCGAAGTTCGTATCCTGCACGATGCGGTCACGCATATTGATCTGGTAGACGTCCGCTTCAACATGGAAACCATCGACAGGCTCCAGCACGATGCCACCGCTGACACTGGTGGAGCGCTCGGGCTTCAGCTTGGTCGCGCCAATGCTCTGGGCTGCCGAAGAATCAGCGGCAAGCAGGCCGCTGGCACCCGTGGGTGAAACATTGACAGCGCTGAAATGAGATTCAGCCAGCGTCGGGGCACGGAAGCCCGTGCTGATGGTACCACGGATGGCAATACGCTTTGTGAAGTTGTAACGTGTTGAAATCTTGCCATTTTCTGTATTGCCGACATCGGTGTAATGCTCCAGCCGCCCGGCAAAATCCAGTTCCCACTTCTTGGTTAGGCGGAAATCACCATCCAGGTACCACGCCCAGATGTCACGGTACCATGTGCCAGCCGAACCGGGGGAGATGCCAGCATAACCCTGCGTGCCACCCCCCAGGTACGAAACGGGATTACCTGCGGTGATATTGTAGGATTCCATCCGTTCTTCAGCACCGAAAGCAAGCGTCATCGGAACGACGTCCCCGATCTTGAAATGACGACGGAAATCGACGTTGTTGGTCCATTGCACCATGCTGTAGCTTTCAGCCCGCGCCTTACGTGGGCTGGAACCGTATGCAGTGACATAAGATGTGTTAAGGGTATTCTTGTTGCCGACCTTGTCGATATCTTCACCATAGGTGGAACTGATATCCCAATTGAAGCCCATGAAGTTGTCACCCTTTAGGCCCAGTGTGGCGGCAAAATCGTTTTCTTCCATGGTTTCCAGTGGTGAAAAGCCATAGGGCGCAATAGCGGCACAGGCCTCGCAGGAACCGCCGACAGTGGGCGTGCGATAGTTTTCATAAGATTCCGCATGACGATGGGCATAGGTAATCAGCCCATAGAAATTGATTCCAGGTGTAAACTGCTTGCCCCATTCAATCGCCAGATTTTCACGCGTTTCTTCCGGCGTACTCATGATTTTGTTGGAACGTGTTGAAATTTTTCCAGCATTGACACCAGTATAGGTCGCAGTACCAGCATCGGCAGGCTGGGAACCAAGCAGGCGGTGGTCCCGTGCATTGTTGGCCACGAAATGGTCCGTATGGTACATCTGGCCGCTGATATGCAGGAAACCGTCCTGTCCCAGTTTCATGCCACCATCGGCATTAAGCTGGTAGCCCCAGCCATCACCGTTATAAGCATTCGCGCCGGTCTGGCCGCTCAGGTTCAGGCCATGATCTTGTTTCTTGGTAATAATGTTGACCACACCGGCAATCGCATCCGAGCCATACATGGCGGCCGCACCGTCTTCCAGCACCTCGATATGATCAATGGCATTGGCCGGAAGCATATTCAGGTCAACCGGGGTTGAACCTGAATCCGGGCCAGAATCAGCATACAGATTGGCTGTCGTATGACGGCGCTTGCCATCAACAAGCACCAGCACTTCGTTCGGGTTCAGACCACGCATGCGAATGGCGGATGTCAGGGCGCCAGCATCGGCTCCCATCGTGCTGACATTGATCGAGGCATAGGTACGGGTCAGGGCATCAGCCAGGTTCATCTGGCCCGACCGACGCAGGGTTGCTGCGCTGACGACTGAGACGGGACTTATGCTGTCACGTGCCTTCCGATTGACCGTATGCGTGCCGGTTGATACGTTTATTGTCTCGACACCGGAACTATTTACACCTGCGTTATTTTCTTGCTTCAGGTTCTGCGCGGCACGCGTATGTGTCTGCGCTGTCGGTGCACGACGTGCGCGGACTGTCCCATTTTTTTCTGGATTCTGTTCCTTTGTTACAGAATTTCCACTGGGTGTTGCGGCGACTGCTCCCAAAGAAACAAAAGAGCAGATAGTTGTGATCAGGAAAGAAGTCCGTCTGTTCATGATGCCCCGCGATATCTTCTGTCGATTTAATATATTGAATTATCGTAATGATTATCGAGAAAAAAATACCCATCATATCGTTTCGACATCAGTGCGTTGCAGTAATGTGACACATCGCTTCACATCACGTTATGTTGACAGAGTTAAAAATCAGAAAAATGATATCCAAAAATATTAATAAATAAATGACATGATAGAGAATAAATTTATAAATATAATTGTAATTCCATATGATCATTCATATTATTTAATAAATATATTTAACTACATTTTAATTTTATTCATGTATTACAATTCTATTGGCAACCATGATTTAGGGGCTGTTATGGTTTGATCCAGTCTGCTGCAGCGGCGATGTGGATGACGGCGAGGAACGACGTTGCTGTTTTTTCGTATCTGGTTGCGACAGCGCGCCATCCCGTGAGGCGAGCCCGGAGGTTCTCAACGAGATGCCGGCCCCGATAGACTCATTTGGGGCAGGCGACCGCCCCATCGTATCGTTTCGC
It contains:
- a CDS encoding TonB-dependent receptor plug domain-containing protein, with the protein product MNRRTSFLITTICSFVSLGAVAATPSGNSVTKEQNPEKNGTVRARRAPTAQTHTRAAQNLKQENNAGVNSSGVETINVSTGTHTVNRKARDSISPVSVVSAATLRRSGQMNLADALTRTYASINVSTMGADAGALTSAIRMRGLNPNEVLVLVDGKRRHTTANLYADSGPDSGSTPVDLNMLPANAIDHIEVLEDGAAAMYGSDAIAGVVNIITKKQDHGLNLSGQTGANAYNGDGWGYQLNADGGMKLGQDGFLHISGQMYHTDHFVANNARDHRLLGSQPADAGTATYTGVNAGKISTRSNKIMSTPEETRENLAIEWGKQFTPGINFYGLITYAHRHAESYENYRTPTVGGSCEACAAIAPYGFSPLETMEENDFAATLGLKGDNFMGFNWDISSTYGEDIDKVGNKNTLNTSYVTAYGSSPRKARAESYSMVQWTNNVDFRRHFKIGDVVPMTLAFGAEERMESYNITAGNPVSYLGGGTQGYAGISPGSAGTWYRDIWAWYLDGDFRLTKKWELDFAGRLEHYTDVGNTENGKISTRYNFTKRIAIRGTISTGFRAPTLAESHFSAVNVSPTGASGLLAADSSAAQSIGATKLKPERSTSVSGGIVLEPVDGFHVEADVYQINMRDRIVQDTNFGGSIPYGNTTQGEVAAQAIAQLASLPTGFTGYNDVYADYFTNGASTRTQGVDIKADYMFRFHQYGNLALSMSIDLNRTRLHHNGADLNLSNIAAITTDYPRSKIILNAYYTYKNWDFNIRQTRYGQTSDMMQYQDWGPAALQYSNNALQQFINTPHWLTDIEIGVRFKKNWHMAIGANNVFNVRPRMVPQALNALGAMPYDEDSAQIPMYGGYYYGRLNANF